A portion of the Trachemys scripta elegans isolate TJP31775 chromosome 9, CAS_Tse_1.0, whole genome shotgun sequence genome contains these proteins:
- the LOC117883113 gene encoding transcription cofactor HES-6-like: MTATAMASNVQKLSNTKEERKLRKPLIERKRRERINNCLEQLKEAVVGAFCLDQSKLEKADILEMTVKHLQNIQNNKIMADSKVGLEAQQRYSTGYIQCMHEVHNLLLTCEWMDKTLGARLLNHLLKSLPRSSEETCKAALRSLPPAHQSHAVQKSPICNKGNTSGSSPAQDRFYPVEEKQALKNSFQPQSLSLFSQPDVPPSSQILRPNFSHNNPNMGSLDMWRPW; encoded by the exons TGCCACGGCTATGGCCAGCAATGTGCAGAAACTTTCCAACACCAAAGAGGAAAGGAAG TTAAGAAAGCCTCTGATTGAGCGAAAGCGAAGGGAAAGGATTAACAACTGCTTGGAGCAACTGAAGGAAGCAGTTGTTGGTGCATTTTGTTTGGAC cagtcTAAACTTGAAAAAGCAGATATCCTTGAAATGACAGTAAAGCATCTCCAGAATATCCAAAACAACAAGATCATGG CAGATTCCAAAGTGGGTCTCGAAGCTCAGCAGAGGTACAGCACTGGATATATTCAGTGTATGCATGAGGTTCACAACCTTCTCCTGACCTGTGAATGGATGGACAAGACTCTTGGGGCACGATTATTAAATCATCTCCTGAAATCCTTACCCAGATCCAGCGAGGAGACCTGCAAAGCAGCCTTAAGGTCCTTGCCTCCTGCTCACCAGTCTCACGCAGTGCAGAAATCCCCTATCTGCAATAAGGGGAATACCTCAGGGTCAAGTCCAGCTCAGGACAGGTTCTATCCTGTGGAGGAAAAACAAGCTTTGAAAAATTCATTTCAACCACAATCACTATCTCTCTTTAGTCAGCCTGATGTGCCACCTTCCAGCCAGATCCTGCGGCCAAATTTTTCTCATAATAACCCTAATATGGGATCATTAGATATGTGGAGACCAtggtaa